From Toxorhynchites rutilus septentrionalis strain SRP chromosome 2, ASM2978413v1, whole genome shotgun sequence, a single genomic window includes:
- the LOC129770494 gene encoding tigger transposable element-derived protein 1-like: protein MVKMEKALHMWIEDHAQKKIPLDQELIREKALSLYLWLEKNEPSSSKKKDFTASKGWFYNFIRSNSIRNVKIKGESASADVSAANSFPPKLAKIIKEGAYHGDQVFNGDETGLFWKRMPSRTYITQQEQYASGFKVAKDRVTLLFCSNASGDLMLKPLLINRAMTPRSLKGADFNKLPVHWKANTKAWVTKAVFEEWFYDMFIPEVKTYLEGKGLEFHVLLILDNAPGHLVIKHPNVQVVFLPPNTTSLLQPQDQGIIAAFKKLYIKQCLRYILEKLESDETMTVIQAWKEFKIRDALTFIGKALSSMKSKTLNSCWKPLWPECVKAGSTDPSNVEESEILILAHAIGGKGFKDMDSRDVEELLEDTEIEDDELMQSLVTSEPLEDDEDRDIKPCDIEDGNKLADTLVKHFMEKDPCVERAVSFRNDLKLCMLRYNRLNEKTQPTVIDEDDEDFSLPLERRRSRPISSDEEDIATSSNRKHPRVANDSD, encoded by the exons ATGGTCAAGATGGAAAAGGCACTTCATATGTGGATCGAAGATCACGCGCAGAAGAAAATACCCTTGGATCAGGAATTAATAAGGGAGAAAGCTTTGAGCCTTTACCTTTGGTTAGAGAAGAATGAGCCGTCTTCAAGTAAAAAGAAAGACTTTACCGCGAGTAAGGGATGGTTTTATAACTTTATACGTAGTAATTCCATTCGCAACGTTAAAATCAAGGGTGAATCCGCATCGGCCGATGTTTCGGCTGCAAATAGTTTTCCTCCAAAGCTCGCTAAGATCATAAAAGAAGGTGCGTATCATGGTGACCAAGTGTTCAATGGAGATGAAAcgggtcttttttggaaaagaatGCCGTCTCGTACCTACATTACGCAGCAGGAGCAATATGCCAGTGGTTTCAAAGTGGCCAAAGACAGGGTTACCCTGTTATTTTGCAGTAATGCTTCAGGCGACCTTATGTTGAAACCGCTATTGATCAATCGTGCTATGACGCCCCGCTCGTTGAAGGGGGCTGATTTCAACAAACTGCCAGTGCACTGGAAAGCTAACACTAAAGCGTGGGTCACAAAAGCCGTTTTTGAGGAATGGTTTTACGATATGTTTATTCCGGAAgtgaaaacatacttggaaggaAAAGGTTTGGAGTTCCACGTGCTTTTGATTTTGGATAACGCTCCAGGACACCTAGTTATCAAGCACCCAAACGTTCAAGTTGTGTTTCTTCCACCGAATACAACTTCTTTGTTACAGCCTCAAGATCAAGGAATAATTGCTGCTTTCAAGAAGTTGTACATTAAACAATGTCTTCGGTACATCCTCGAAAAGCTTGAAAGCGATGAAACGATGACGGTAATTCAAGCGTGGAAAGAATTTAAGATAAGAGACGCTCTGACGTTCATAGGAAAGGCTCTGTCTTCTATGAAATCTAAAacattgaattcgtgctggaagcCACTATGGCCAGAATGCGTGAAAGCTGGTTCAACAGACCCTTCAAATGTGGAAGAATCAGAAATTCTCATTCTGGCACATGCAATTGGAGGGAAAGGATTCAAAGATATGGATAGTAGAGACGTTGAAGAGCTTCTTGAAGACACCGAAATTGAAGATGATGAACTGATGCAGAGTTTAGTCACATCGGAGCCTTTAGAGGACGATGAAGACCGGGATATCAAGCCATGTGATATCGAAGACGGGAATAAATTAGCGGATACCCTCGTAAAACATTTTATGGAAAAGGATCCTTGTGTTGAGAGAGCCGTTTCATTTCGGAATGATTTGAAACTGTGTATGCTTCGCTACAATAGattgaacgaaaaaacacaGCCAACAGTTATCGATGAAG ATGACGAGGATTTCAGCTTACCATTGGAACGCAGACGATCTCGTCCGATTTCTTCGGATGAGGAAGATATCGCCACATCATCTAACCGCAAACATCCACGTGTTGCTAATGATAGTGATTAG